In Gemmatimonadetes bacterium T265, one DNA window encodes the following:
- a CDS encoding NAD(P)-dependent oxidoreductase: MSSTGKKVTNMPQSAARLLVTGATGQLGSLVVERLLQSVPSASVAVLARRPDAATLAETRRLRELGVDVRVGDYDDRSSLDAAFKDIERLLFISSSAVGARVGQHRNVVDAARAAQVGLIAYTSLLHTDSSPLQIADEHRATEAMIVESGLPYVMLRNNWYTENYLAGIAAALGRSVLNGAAGDGRIASATRADYAAAAGEVLLADRHPGGTILELAGDTAFTLTELAAEITRQSGRPVRYENLDPGAYETALKTAGLPDAAAAVVADADAGATRGALFDDGRVLSRVIGRPTTPMAESVRRALAGEKTHDARSTDRSQAGSRRHLRP, from the coding sequence ATGAGCAGCACCGGTAAGAAGGTGACGAACATGCCTCAGTCAGCTGCGCGCCTGCTGGTGACCGGCGCGACCGGCCAGCTCGGCTCCCTCGTGGTCGAACGGCTGCTGCAGAGCGTGCCGTCCGCATCGGTCGCCGTGCTCGCGCGCCGACCAGACGCCGCGACCCTGGCCGAGACGCGCCGGCTGCGCGAGCTCGGCGTCGACGTACGCGTCGGCGACTACGACGATCGGTCATCGCTGGACGCCGCGTTCAAGGACATCGAGCGGCTCCTCTTCATTTCGTCCAGCGCCGTCGGGGCGCGCGTCGGGCAGCACCGCAACGTCGTCGACGCCGCCCGCGCCGCCCAGGTCGGCCTGATCGCCTATACGAGCCTGCTCCACACCGACTCGTCGCCGCTCCAGATAGCCGATGAGCATCGGGCGACGGAGGCGATGATCGTCGAGTCGGGATTGCCCTATGTCATGCTCCGCAACAACTGGTACACGGAGAACTACCTCGCCGGCATCGCAGCCGCGCTCGGCCGCAGCGTGCTGAACGGTGCGGCCGGCGACGGCCGGATCGCGTCCGCGACGCGGGCCGACTACGCGGCGGCCGCCGGCGAGGTCCTGCTCGCGGACCGCCATCCCGGCGGTACGATCCTGGAACTCGCGGGCGACACCGCCTTCACCCTCACCGAACTGGCGGCCGAGATCACCCGGCAGTCGGGTCGCCCGGTCCGCTACGAGAACCTCGATCCGGGCGCGTACGAAACGGCGCTGAAGACCGCCGGGCTGCCCGATGCCGCCGCGGCCGTCGTCGCCGACGCCGACGCCGGCGCGACGCGGGGCGCGCTGTTCGACGATGGCCGCGTCCTCAGCCGCGTGATCGGACGGCCGACGACGCCCATGGCCGAAAGCGTGAGGCGGGCGCTTGCTGGAGAGAAAACCCATGACGCGCGTTCTACTGATCGGAGTCAAGCCGGAAGCCGTCGACACCTCCGACCCTGA
- a CDS encoding dehydrogenase, translating into MTMIQNAIQVAMKKLAPHAPDRWMPGGTPDPLIDRAPGGLIGAPVPRVDGPLKVSGGAPFAAEVAIEGMVYAALAYSSVPRGRIATLDTSAAEAAPGVVLVMTHRNAPKLKPTPVFNTQPKAAGPDDLPVMQDDRIHWNGQPIAVILAETQEQADHAKSLVRATYEAEPAVTVFEAATARTREPPPQSGEEMTVDVGDADAALAAAPYKVDATYRTPRHNHNPIELHAATVVWNGDALTVHDASQAIAQTAWSLAQVFGLQEEQVHVSSPFVGGGFGSKTLWQHQVLAAAAAKLAGRPVRIVLSREGVYRAVGGRTTTEQRVAIGAQPDGQFDALIHEGVAAVTAHNNVFEPFISPARVVYAAPNIRLALRVTDLDMVSNTFMRAPGEAVGTFALESAVDELAHHMGIDPIELRLRNEPEKDPTTGVPFSSRHLVDAYRAGAARFGWEKRSAPPRARREGEWWVGMGVATATYPYYRMPDGAARITLTRDGHATVEVAAQEMGMGTATVHAQVAAERLGLPLAQVRVAYGDSSFPGVILAGGSSQTASIGAGVMAAHKELVTELLKLAGGDSPLAGLKADAVAGRDGGLYAREDPSRSDRYAAILGRAGRDAVTVEATASQPLEMMHWSMHSFGAQFCEVRVNAVTGEVRVSRFLGSFDCGRILNAKTGASQFRGGIVMGLGLALTEETQFDERTGRIMNPSLAEYHVPVHADVPEIDVIWTDIPDPHAPMGAHGVGEIGITGVGAAVANAVYNATGVRVRELPITLDKLL; encoded by the coding sequence ATGACGATGATCCAGAACGCCATCCAGGTGGCGATGAAGAAGCTCGCGCCCCACGCGCCCGACCGCTGGATGCCGGGCGGCACGCCCGACCCGCTGATCGATCGCGCGCCGGGGGGGCTGATCGGCGCGCCGGTGCCGCGCGTCGACGGGCCGCTCAAGGTGTCGGGCGGCGCCCCCTTCGCGGCCGAGGTGGCGATCGAGGGAATGGTCTACGCCGCGCTCGCGTACAGCAGCGTGCCCAGGGGGCGCATCGCCACGCTCGACACGAGCGCGGCCGAGGCGGCGCCGGGCGTCGTGCTGGTGATGACGCACCGGAACGCGCCGAAGCTGAAGCCGACGCCGGTATTCAACACCCAGCCCAAGGCGGCCGGCCCCGACGACCTGCCCGTGATGCAGGACGACCGGATCCACTGGAACGGCCAGCCGATCGCCGTCATCCTCGCCGAAACCCAAGAGCAGGCGGACCACGCCAAGTCACTGGTGCGCGCGACGTACGAGGCCGAGCCGGCGGTGACGGTGTTCGAGGCGGCCACGGCGCGGACGCGCGAGCCCCCGCCGCAGTCGGGGGAGGAGATGACGGTCGACGTCGGCGACGCCGACGCAGCGCTCGCCGCCGCGCCGTACAAGGTCGACGCCACCTACCGCACCCCGCGCCACAACCACAACCCGATCGAGCTGCACGCGGCGACGGTGGTGTGGAACGGCGACGCGCTGACCGTGCACGACGCCTCCCAGGCCATCGCGCAGACGGCGTGGTCACTCGCGCAGGTGTTCGGGCTGCAGGAGGAGCAGGTCCACGTCTCGTCCCCCTTCGTGGGCGGCGGCTTCGGCAGCAAGACGCTCTGGCAGCACCAGGTGCTCGCGGCCGCCGCGGCGAAGCTCGCGGGGCGTCCCGTGCGGATCGTGCTCTCGCGCGAGGGCGTGTACCGGGCCGTCGGCGGCCGCACCACGACCGAGCAGCGCGTCGCGATCGGGGCCCAGCCGGACGGCCAGTTCGACGCGCTGATCCACGAGGGCGTCGCGGCGGTGACCGCGCACAACAACGTGTTCGAGCCGTTCATCTCGCCCGCGCGGGTCGTCTACGCGGCGCCGAACATCCGGCTCGCGCTGCGGGTGACGGATCTCGACATGGTGTCCAACACCTTCATGCGCGCGCCGGGCGAGGCGGTCGGCACCTTCGCCCTGGAGAGCGCGGTCGACGAGCTGGCCCACCACATGGGCATCGACCCGATCGAGCTGCGGCTGCGGAACGAGCCGGAGAAGGATCCGACGACCGGGGTCCCGTTCTCCTCACGCCACCTCGTGGACGCGTACCGCGCCGGGGCCGCGCGCTTCGGCTGGGAGAAGCGGAGCGCGCCCCCCCGCGCGCGCCGCGAAGGCGAGTGGTGGGTCGGGATGGGCGTCGCGACGGCGACGTACCCGTACTACCGCATGCCGGACGGCGCGGCGCGGATCACGCTGACGCGCGACGGGCACGCCACGGTCGAGGTCGCGGCGCAGGAGATGGGGATGGGCACCGCGACCGTGCACGCGCAGGTCGCCGCCGAGCGGCTCGGGTTGCCGCTGGCCCAGGTGCGCGTGGCGTACGGCGACTCGTCGTTCCCGGGCGTGATCCTCGCCGGCGGCTCGTCGCAGACGGCGTCGATCGGGGCGGGGGTGATGGCGGCCCACAAGGAATTAGTCACCGAATTGCTCAAACTGGCCGGCGGCGACTCCCCGCTCGCCGGCCTGAAGGCGGACGCGGTGGCGGGCCGCGACGGCGGCCTCTACGCGCGGGAGGACCCGTCGCGGTCGGACCGTTACGCCGCGATCCTCGGGCGCGCCGGGCGCGACGCGGTGACGGTCGAGGCGACCGCGTCGCAACCGCTCGAGATGATGCACTGGTCGATGCACTCGTTCGGCGCGCAGTTCTGCGAGGTGCGCGTGAACGCGGTCACCGGCGAGGTCCGCGTCTCGCGCTTCCTCGGCTCCTTCGACTGCGGGCGGATCCTCAACGCGAAGACCGGCGCGAGCCAGTTCCGCGGCGGCATCGTGATGGGGCTCGGGCTCGCGCTCACCGAGGAGACGCAGTTCGACGAGCGCACGGGGCGCATCATGAACCCGAGCCTCGCCGAGTACCACGTGCCGGTGCACGCGGACGTGCCCGAGATCGACGTGATCTGGACCGACATCCCCGACCCGCACGCGCCGATGGGCGCGCACGGCGTCGGCGAGATCGGCATCACCGGCGTCGGCGCGGCGGTGGCGAACGCCGTCTACAACGCCACCGGCGTGCGCGTGCGCGAGCTGCCGATCACGCTCGACAAGCTGCTGTAG
- a CDS encoding oxidoreductase gives MNEFRYERAADAAAATQLGAHPAAKYLGGGTNLVDLMRENLERPGVLVDVTGLSAAIEEQAGGGLLIGAAARNTAVAEHRAVRERYPVLSRAILNGASGQIRNMATVGGNVLQRTRCTYFYDDDGARCNKRTPGQGCDALGGFNRIHAILGASDHCVATHPSDMCVALVALDAVVHLDGPNGARALPLVDLHRLPGDTPNVETNLHPGELITAVELPALPLARQSTYRKVRDRASYAFALVSVAAAVDVADDGTVRDARIALGGVAHKPWRASKAEAALRGRPATAAHFRAAAEAELADARPLRDNGFKVELAKRTITAVLQELTGVDA, from the coding sequence ATGAACGAGTTCCGCTACGAGCGCGCCGCCGACGCGGCCGCCGCGACGCAACTCGGCGCGCACCCCGCGGCCAAGTACCTGGGCGGCGGCACCAACCTCGTCGACCTGATGCGCGAGAACCTCGAGCGCCCCGGCGTCCTGGTCGACGTGACCGGGCTGTCGGCGGCAATCGAGGAGCAGGCGGGCGGCGGCCTCCTGATCGGCGCGGCGGCCCGGAACACCGCGGTGGCCGAGCACCGGGCGGTGCGCGAGCGCTACCCGGTGCTCTCGCGCGCGATCCTGAACGGCGCGTCGGGGCAGATCCGCAACATGGCGACCGTGGGCGGTAACGTCCTCCAGCGCACCCGCTGCACGTACTTCTACGACGACGACGGCGCCCGCTGCAACAAGCGCACGCCCGGCCAGGGGTGCGACGCGCTCGGCGGGTTCAACCGCATCCACGCGATCCTCGGCGCCTCCGACCACTGCGTCGCCACGCACCCGTCGGACATGTGCGTCGCGCTGGTGGCGCTGGACGCCGTGGTGCACCTGGACGGGCCTAACGGCGCGCGCGCGCTGCCGCTCGTCGACCTACACCGGCTGCCCGGCGACACGCCCAACGTCGAGACCAACCTGCACCCGGGCGAGCTGATCACCGCGGTCGAGCTGCCCGCGCTGCCGCTCGCGCGGCAGTCGACGTACCGCAAGGTGCGCGACCGGGCGAGCTACGCGTTTGCGCTGGTGTCGGTCGCGGCGGCGGTGGACGTGGCCGACGACGGTACGGTGCGCGACGCGCGCATCGCGTTAGGCGGCGTGGCGCACAAGCCGTGGCGCGCCTCGAAGGCGGAGGCGGCGCTGCGGGGGCGGCCGGCGACGGCGGCGCACTTCCGCGCCGCGGCCGAGGCGGAGCTGGCCGACGCGCGGCCGCTCAGGGACAACGGTTTCAAGGTCGAACTGGCCAAGCGCACGATCACGGCGGTACTACAGGAGCTGACGGGGGTGGACGCATGA
- a CDS encoding beta-ketoacyl-ACP reductase, with protein sequence MSRSSLAGKVAVVTGASRGIGAAIARRLAADGAKVVVNYRKSARAADRVVADITAAGGEAIAVQADVADRAQVARLFADAEAAYGRLDILVNNAGTAEPAPLDGMTDATMGAQFAVNLRGTVHATQEAARATRGTDAGGAGGRIVNISTIAAEQEHTPAGLGIYGASKAAVEALTASLARALARTPLGRLGRPEDVANAVAFLASDDAAFITGQSLAVSGGAAL encoded by the coding sequence ATGTCCCGCTCATCGCTCGCCGGCAAGGTCGCCGTCGTCACCGGCGCGTCGCGCGGCATCGGCGCCGCGATCGCGCGCCGCCTCGCCGCCGACGGCGCCAAAGTCGTCGTCAACTACAGGAAAAGCGCCCGGGCCGCCGACCGGGTGGTGGCCGACATCACGGCCGCTGGCGGCGAGGCGATCGCCGTGCAGGCCGACGTGGCGGACCGCGCGCAGGTCGCGCGCCTGTTCGCCGACGCCGAGGCGGCGTACGGCCGGCTCGACATCCTCGTCAACAACGCCGGCACCGCCGAGCCGGCCCCGCTCGACGGCATGACCGACGCGACCATGGGCGCGCAGTTCGCGGTCAACCTGCGCGGGACCGTGCACGCCACGCAGGAGGCGGCGCGCGCGACCCGGGGGACCGACGCGGGCGGCGCGGGCGGGCGCATCGTCAACATCAGCACGATCGCCGCGGAGCAGGAGCACACGCCGGCGGGCCTGGGCATCTACGGCGCGAGCAAGGCCGCGGTCGAGGCGCTGACTGCGAGCCTCGCGCGCGCGCTCGCGCGCACGCCGCTCGGCCGCCTCGGCCGACCCGAGGACGTCGCCAACGCGGTCGCGTTCCTGGCCTCGGACGACGCGGCGTTCATCACGGGCCAGTCGCTCGCGGTGAGCGGGGGCGCGGCCCTGTGA
- a CDS encoding oxidoreductase produces MAIATRALGRNGPNVSAVGLGCMGMSEFYGRSDRGASLATIAAALEHGVSLFDTGDFYGMGHNEMLLAEAVQGRRDEAFIQVKFGPQRGPDGSFLGIDARPAATKTALAYSLRRLGTDHVDLYQTGLDPAVPIEDTVGAIGELVQQGYVRHVGVTNVDGETIRRAHAAHPITAVQLEYSLMSRDMERDILPVCRELGIGITAYGVLGRGLLTGSKGSGEGDVRNTFYPRFQDQNLSHNERLAAALASVAEREGITAAQAAIGWVASQGGDIVPLVGARTVARLTEALDAPLQLSASALAAIGEAVPEDAVRGDRSMAHG; encoded by the coding sequence ATGGCGATTGCGACGCGCGCACTCGGGCGGAACGGCCCCAACGTTTCCGCCGTGGGACTCGGATGCATGGGGATGTCCGAGTTCTACGGCCGCAGCGATCGTGGGGCGTCGCTCGCCACGATCGCCGCCGCGCTCGAACACGGCGTTAGCCTGTTCGACACGGGCGATTTCTACGGCATGGGCCACAACGAGATGCTGCTGGCGGAGGCCGTGCAGGGCCGGCGCGACGAGGCGTTCATTCAGGTGAAGTTTGGGCCGCAACGCGGCCCGGACGGTTCGTTCCTGGGCATCGATGCGCGCCCCGCGGCCACCAAGACCGCGCTGGCCTACAGCCTCCGGCGACTGGGGACCGATCACGTCGATCTCTACCAGACCGGCCTCGACCCCGCCGTGCCGATCGAGGACACCGTCGGCGCGATCGGCGAGCTCGTGCAGCAAGGCTACGTGCGACACGTCGGCGTCACCAACGTGGACGGCGAGACGATCCGACGCGCGCATGCCGCCCATCCGATCACCGCGGTCCAGCTGGAATACAGCCTCATGTCCCGCGACATGGAGCGGGACATCCTGCCGGTCTGCCGCGAGCTCGGGATCGGGATCACGGCGTACGGCGTGCTGGGCCGGGGCTTGCTGACCGGCAGCAAGGGAAGCGGAGAGGGCGACGTTCGGAACACCTTCTATCCGCGCTTCCAGGACCAGAACCTGTCGCACAACGAGCGGCTGGCGGCGGCGCTCGCCAGCGTCGCCGAGCGCGAAGGGATCACGGCGGCCCAGGCCGCGATCGGCTGGGTCGCCAGTCAGGGCGGGGACATCGTCCCGCTGGTCGGCGCGCGCACGGTCGCACGGCTGACGGAAGCGCTGGATGCCCCCTTGCAGCTGTCGGCGAGCGCCCTGGCGGCGATCGGGGAGGCGGTCCCGGAGGACGCGGTTCGCGGCGATCGGTCGATGGCGCACGGATGA
- a CDS encoding alkyl hydroperoxide reductase AhpD, whose translation MSITTDAPARFPSAEVGAGPHPTHFPPHTLETAPAASRPALAATQQALGFLPNMFAALGESPVVLNAYGALDAALGQGTFTPAERQLILTAASATNGCAYCSAAHSTFAAGLRATPDAVAAARGTGHAADPRTEALVAFVHAVVRARGRVEHAVVDHFLAAGFTPAQAIEVVANVALKTVSNYVQGFADVPLDAALAPQRWEPNTVTAPV comes from the coding sequence ATGTCGATCACCACGGACGCCCCCGCGCGCTTCCCGAGCGCCGAGGTCGGGGCGGGCCCGCACCCGACGCACTTCCCCCCGCACACGCTCGAGACGGCGCCCGCCGCGTCGCGGCCCGCGCTCGCCGCGACGCAGCAGGCGCTCGGGTTCCTGCCCAACATGTTCGCCGCGCTCGGCGAGTCCCCCGTCGTGCTGAACGCCTACGGCGCGCTCGACGCCGCGCTCGGGCAAGGCACGTTCACCCCGGCCGAGCGTCAGCTCATCCTCACGGCCGCGAGCGCGACCAACGGCTGTGCGTACTGTTCGGCCGCGCACTCGACGTTCGCCGCGGGCCTGCGGGCGACCCCCGACGCCGTCGCGGCCGCGCGCGGGACCGGGCACGCCGCCGACCCGCGCACCGAGGCCCTCGTCGCGTTCGTGCACGCGGTCGTGCGCGCGCGCGGCCGCGTCGAGCACGCGGTCGTCGACCACTTCCTCGCCGCGGGCTTCACGCCCGCCCAGGCGATCGAGGTCGTGGCGAACGTCGCGCTCAAGACGGTCAGCAACTACGTCCAGGGCTTCGCGGACGTGCCGCTCGACGCGGCGCTCGCGCCGCAGCGGTGGGAGCCGAACACGGTGACCGCGCCCGTCTAG
- a CDS encoding hypothetical protein (frameshifted, deletion at around 2080696) translates to MWRRVVLGAGLGAYITALAYSPWAKRSGAHINPAVTLAFFRLGKIRGWDALFYTAAQFAGAVAAVQVMGVVLGAAYADPAIDHVVTKPGPRGLAAAFAAEFAIALLLMAVVLAAMNSRRLQKWAGAFTGVLIAAYLVVETPMSGMSLNPARTFGSAVAARHWGAMWIYFVAPPLAMLLAADVFARVRKGAGLSEPTFPRW, encoded by the coding sequence GTGTGGCGGCGCGTGGTGCTCGGCGCCGGGTTGGGCGCGTACATCACGGCGCTCGCGTACTCGCCGTGGGCCAAGCGGTCGGGGGCGCACATCAACCCCGCGGTCACGTTGGCGTTCTTCCGGCTCGGCAAAATCCGCGGATGGGACGCACTGTTCTACACGGCCGCGCAGTTCGCCGGAGCGGTCGCCGCGGTACAGGTCATGGGCGTCGTGCTCGGCGCGGCGTACGCGGATCCCGCGATCGACCACGTCGTCACGAAGCCCGGCCCGCGCGGGCTCGCGGCGGCGTTCGCCGCGGAGTTCGCCATTGCGCTCCTGCTGATGGCGGTGGTGCTCGCGGCGATGAACTCGCGGCGGCTACAGAAGTGGGCCGGCGCGTTCACGGGCGTGCTGATCGCCGCCTACCTGGTGGTGGAGACGCCGATGTCGGGGATGAGCCTCAACCCGGCGCGCACGTTCGGGTCGGCGGTCGCCGCGCGCCACTGGGGCGCGATGTGGATCTACTTCGTCGCGCCCCCGCTCGCGATGCTGCTCGCGGCCGACGTGTTCGCGCGCGTGCGGAAGGGCGCCGGCCTGAGCGAGCCGACGTTCCCCCGGTGGTAG
- a CDS encoding nitrilase: MPRLTPQGSPALRAAVVQAEVAPDLDSGLARTAALAREAADAGATLVVFPETWLPGYPAWLDVCRDVALWDYAPVKAVFARMAAESVAVPGPACDALADAARACRATLVVGVVERVDAGPGAGTLYNAILTFGPGGALLNHHRKLVPTYTERLVWGPGDADGLRAVEALGAGGARGRLGALVCWEHWMPLARQALHEAGEDVHAALWPTAHEMHQVASRQYAFEGRCYVLAAGSLMRAAALPPELEPHPDRVRVAEDWVLGGGSAIVGPDGRYVVEPVYDAPQILVADLDLARVREERMTLDVAGHYARPDALSLAVHRTGRRTVGDAPGAGAAPTSA; encoded by the coding sequence ATGCCTCGCCTGACGCCACAGGGGAGTCCCGCCTTGCGCGCCGCGGTCGTGCAGGCCGAGGTCGCGCCCGATCTGGATTCCGGCCTCGCGCGCACCGCCGCGCTCGCGCGCGAGGCGGCCGACGCGGGCGCCACGCTCGTCGTCTTCCCCGAGACGTGGCTGCCCGGCTACCCGGCGTGGCTCGACGTCTGCCGCGACGTGGCGCTCTGGGACTACGCGCCGGTCAAGGCCGTGTTCGCGCGCATGGCGGCCGAGAGCGTGGCGGTGCCAGGGCCCGCGTGCGACGCGCTCGCCGACGCGGCGCGCGCGTGCCGGGCGACGCTCGTCGTCGGCGTGGTCGAGCGCGTGGACGCGGGGCCGGGCGCGGGCACGCTGTACAACGCGATCCTCACCTTCGGGCCCGGCGGCGCGCTGCTCAACCACCACCGCAAGCTCGTGCCCACCTACACCGAGCGCCTCGTGTGGGGGCCGGGCGACGCCGACGGGCTGCGCGCGGTGGAGGCGTTAGGCGCGGGGGGCGCGCGCGGGCGCCTCGGCGCGCTCGTCTGCTGGGAGCACTGGATGCCGCTCGCCCGGCAGGCGCTGCACGAGGCGGGAGAGGACGTGCACGCGGCGCTCTGGCCGACGGCGCACGAGATGCACCAGGTGGCGAGCCGGCAGTACGCGTTCGAGGGGCGCTGCTACGTGCTCGCGGCGGGGTCGCTGATGCGAGCGGCGGCGCTGCCGCCGGAGCTGGAGCCGCACCCGGACCGCGTGCGCGTCGCCGAGGACTGGGTGCTCGGCGGCGGCAGCGCGATCGTCGGCCCCGACGGCCGGTACGTGGTCGAGCCCGTGTACGACGCGCCGCAGATCCTCGTCGCCGACCTCGACCTCGCGCGCGTGCGCGAGGAGCGCATGACGCTCGACGTCGCGGGGCACTACGCGCGCCCCGACGCGCTCTCGCTCGCGGTGCACCGCACGGGGCGGCGCACCGTGGGGGACGCGCCCGGCGCGGGCGCGGCCCCTACATCAGCGTGA
- a CDS encoding alpha/beta hydrolase has protein sequence MQVAAHRARRPRTQERTMTTSRTIRLDGALLHVTLDRKGEGRPLLLLHGGAGPASMRPLFGALENFELILPTHPGFDGTERPAWMDSVADLADCYVALLAELALQDVLLVGNSVGGWIAAEMAARQPPSLAGIIAVDTVGLQPTERTGPIVDPRSLPPEELAKRSFANPAMARPPSPEAAALRQANQQVLMAYAGEPYMHDPTLSERLSRISVPSLVLWGSHDRVVTPEYGREFARQIPHARFQLIDDAGHLPQIERPEQTAQAIRDFSHTVA, from the coding sequence ATGCAGGTCGCCGCACACCGCGCGCGGCGGCCGCGCACACAGGAGCGCACGATGACGACCAGCCGTACGATCCGCCTCGACGGCGCCCTCTTGCACGTCACCCTCGACCGGAAGGGAGAAGGCAGGCCCTTGCTCCTCCTCCACGGGGGAGCGGGCCCGGCCTCGATGCGTCCGCTCTTCGGGGCGCTCGAGAACTTCGAGCTCATCCTGCCCACCCATCCAGGCTTCGACGGGACCGAGCGCCCCGCCTGGATGGACTCGGTCGCCGACCTGGCGGACTGCTACGTCGCGCTGCTCGCCGAGTTGGCGCTGCAGGACGTGCTCCTCGTCGGCAACTCCGTCGGTGGCTGGATCGCGGCCGAAATGGCCGCCCGCCAGCCGCCGTCGCTCGCCGGGATCATCGCCGTCGATACCGTCGGACTGCAACCGACCGAGCGCACGGGCCCGATCGTCGACCCGCGCTCGCTGCCGCCGGAGGAGCTCGCCAAGCGCTCCTTCGCGAACCCGGCCATGGCCCGGCCGCCGAGTCCGGAGGCCGCCGCGCTGCGGCAGGCGAACCAGCAAGTGCTGATGGCCTACGCGGGCGAGCCGTATATGCACGATCCGACGTTATCGGAACGGCTTTCCCGCATCTCGGTACCCTCGCTCGTGCTCTGGGGCAGTCACGACCGCGTCGTCACGCCCGAGTACGGGCGGGAATTCGCCCGGCAGATCCCGCATGCCCGCTTCCAGCTGATCGACGACGCCGGGCATCTGCCCCAGATCGAGCGGCCGGAGCAGACCGCGCAGGCGATCCGCGACTTCTCTCACACCGTCGCATGA
- a CDS encoding (2Fe-2S)-binding protein: MPIAVNGSPAALPDDPRVSLLDFLRERLRLTGTKKGCNQGACGACTVLVDGERILSCLALAVQYEGRAVTTIEGVGAPDALAPLQQAFVGCDGFQCGYCTPGQICSALGMAAEARRGVPSAVTANLTAAGVDFTPEEVRERMSGNLCRCGAYNGIVEALRETFAPEFEPGPAGGARTAGAGR; the protein is encoded by the coding sequence ATGCCCATCGCCGTCAACGGGTCGCCCGCCGCGCTGCCGGACGACCCGCGCGTCTCGCTGCTGGACTTCCTGCGCGAGCGCCTGCGGCTGACCGGCACCAAGAAGGGGTGCAACCAGGGCGCGTGCGGCGCCTGCACCGTGCTCGTCGACGGCGAGCGGATCCTCTCCTGCCTCGCGCTCGCGGTGCAGTACGAGGGGCGCGCGGTGACCACGATCGAAGGCGTCGGCGCGCCCGACGCGCTGGCCCCGCTGCAGCAGGCGTTCGTCGGCTGCGACGGCTTCCAGTGCGGCTACTGCACGCCGGGGCAGATCTGCTCGGCGTTAGGCATGGCCGCGGAGGCGCGCCGCGGGGTGCCGAGCGCGGTGACCGCGAACCTGACCGCAGCAGGCGTCGACTTCACCCCCGAGGAGGTCCGCGAGCGGATGAGCGGGAATCTCTGTCGCTGTGGCGCCTACAACGGCATCGTCGAGGCGCTGCGCGAGACGTTCGCGCCCGAGTTCGAGCCGGGCCCCGCCGGCGGCGCCCGGACGGCGGGGGCGGGGCGATGA
- a CDS encoding antibiotic biosynthesis monooxygenase: protein MTTDSPQPAAHDAPHVGAPATGTRPTTLDPGAGYLTVINTYAIAPERAEELLNLLVRATVETLRYVPGFISANFHVNLDRTQVVNYSQWRNREALAAAGADPKVMARIREAGSVATGFTPIQYELRESVAAPGA from the coding sequence ATGACGACCGACTCCCCACAACCCGCGGCGCACGACGCGCCGCACGTCGGCGCGCCCGCGACCGGCACGCGCCCCACAACGCTCGACCCGGGTGCCGGCTACCTAACGGTCATCAACACGTACGCGATCGCCCCCGAGCGGGCAGAGGAACTGCTGAACCTGCTCGTGCGGGCGACGGTCGAGACGCTGCGATACGTGCCCGGGTTCATCTCGGCGAACTTCCACGTGAATCTCGACCGCACGCAGGTGGTCAACTATTCGCAGTGGCGGAACCGCGAGGCGCTCGCGGCCGCGGGCGCCGACCCCAAGGTGATGGCGCGCATCCGCGAGGCCGGCTCGGTCGCGACCGGTTTCACGCCGATCCAGTACGAGCTGCGGGAGTCGGTGGCGGCGCCCGGCGCGTGA